The genomic window CGGCGAGCTGTAGGCTCACGGGAATCGCGATCAATTCCTCGGTGAAGGCTTGCCCCACCACTCTCACCTTCTTGCCTTCGGCGCGCATGACTTGAGCGGCGTGCACGAGGAAAGGATAGTCGAACACCGCCGCATCCACCTCATTTTCGAGGAGTTTCAAGTACCCATCGACCGGGTTTTCCACCTGCACGATCTTCTTTGGTCCCAGTTCCTTGACGGAATCATAGCCGGTCGTCCCTTCAACCACCGTCACCTTCTTCCTGGCAAGATCGTAGTAATTGGCGACGGAACCGATGTCGAACCTGTGCGCGACATACTCCCCGACCATTTGAGCGCTGATTACCGACACAACGAAAATGCCGGTGAGCCAGATCGGGACGGCGATCAGCCGCGCCAGCCAAATCCGCGGGACAAGATCGCCGAAACCGATGGTCGTTTTGATGGCAAAAGCGCACCACATGGCTTCGAGCACTCCCGGAATGTAACGCTCGCTCACCAGTGGATTCTTCTTGCGTTCGACGATCCACAGGATGTGCCCGTAGAGGATGTTGAGGACAACGAGCAGGACCACTGCATGCAAGATCGCGGAGGACCACAGGACTCCGGCGAACACCGCGAGGGGGCGGGCCGTTTTGACATTGACCAGGATCCCCTGCCCGGAAACGTAGTAGGGATAGAGAAATTGCATGGAATGCGCGCGCTTGCCCGTCATGGTGACCGTGGCGAGGGCGAAGTCCGCCTTCCCTTCGGACAGCGCCTGCAGGGCTGCCGGGAAGCGACTCGTTTCCTCCAGGTGATACTTGATCCCCACCCGCTGGGCGATTTCCCTCCACAGTTCCACCTCAAACCCGAAGTACTCGCCGTCGGTCGCCCTGCCACAGAAGGGCAATCCGCTCACGAAGACGGCGACGGCATAGTCCTTCTCGTCCTGTGCGCCACGCGCACCCCCCCGCAAAACCGGGACAAGGCATACCGCCACCGCCACCGCCACCGCCGGAATCCACCCCCGCATCAGCCGGTACCGCATCGGTTTCATGGAGCACTCCATCTCAATCTGTCGTTCACCACCCACCCGCATCGTCCGGCACGGCAACCGGAAGCCGGTCCGCTCGGGGGCACCTGCCCGTTCTCGAAAGGTCCGAAAAGTGCATCGCCATCCCCTTGGGTTCGGCGACTCCACACCGGATGCAAGCCGGCAGCAGCCGGGTGTCCCGGGGCCCCCGGCACCAAACCGGACATATCGTCCGGCCCCGGCAACCCGAAGCCCGTGCGCCCGCACAGGCTGAGACCTCAAGACAGCCCGCTGTCCCCGCGGGCCCGACTGCTCACAACAAACGCCGCTCCCCGCGCGAATCTCCATCCGGCCGGCCGGGAACCGCGCCCCGGCAATCGCCCGTCTCGAATTGATGACTGTATTTTGCAGGATTCTTTCATTATACTCCATGAGAATCGTCTCGAATCGGCCGGCAGTTGAAGAACGGTCGCAGCGATGGGTGGAGGCGCAGGCAGGACGGTCCATCGTTTCATGCCGATTTGCGTCCTGCATGGAAAACGGAGCCGGGCGGCATCGGGGCACGTCGCCGAGGGGTCGATTTTCATCGTTCGAGGACGGCCCCGGCACACGAAAATTTTTGGGAAACGCCACGGCCCGGCACACCCTCGCGCTTCGTCGCGCGTTCCCGGCCCGTGCCCATGCGCGGAAAGGTCCCGGGCGCTTCCGGGCGGCCGACACGCCGGCCCCAATCGGGGCGGCGACAGCGACCGTGGAGCAGATTGCGGAAATGAGCCCTGCAACCGTCAACGTCTTGGGAACGAGGTTTGCCTTGCCGCGTTTCGACCTTGTCCGCGTTCATACGTTCTTTCTTCAGACCGTCTGCCGGCTCCTCGCCTTCACCGTGTTCCGGCTGAAGATCGTCGGCCGGGAGAACATCCCTTCGCGCGGTCCCGCGGTTCTGGTCTGCAACCATGTCAGCTACGTGGACTGGCTGATTCTCACAGCGGCCTTCCGGCCCGTGATCCGGTTCATCATGCACCACAGCTTCTTCCACGTGCCGTTGCTGCGCCGCATTTTCAAGGACGCAAAGGTCATTCCCATCGCGAGCGGCCTGGAGAGTCCCGCACTCCTCGAGGCTTCTTTCGAACGCATCGCAGGTGAGCTTGAAAAAGGCGAGATCGTGTGCGTGTTTCCCGAGGGAAGGCTGACCCGGACGGGGAACACCATCTCTTTCCGGCCGGGCGTCGAGCGGATCGTTCGCACCACGCCGGTCCCCGTGATCCCCTTGTGCTTGAACGGCTTGTGGGGGAGCTACTTCAGCCGCAAATACGGGAAGCCGATGAGCACCAAGCCCTTCCGCCGATCTTGGGCAAGAACCCTGCTTGTGGTCGGAAAACCCGTTCCCCCCGGGGAAGTCACCGCGCCCGGGCTGCGCCGAATCGTGGACAGCATGAAGGTGGATTGAAGAAGATGGGAGATTCGCTCAAACGGCGGGAAACCGCGGGCTCGACCCCCGTAGAATTCGACTGCCTCACCCCGAAGACGCGGGAGGAGAGAGTCGACGTGTCCCCCTGCGGAACGGAGGGGTGCTTGTGGGACGAGGAATACTGGTCCGCGGCGGGCATGCCCGAACCGGAAGAAACGTGATGTCGATGCGGAGTTGCCCCTGGCCGGTGCTCATTTCAAGGGTTCGGAACGAGTCGCGACCTGACGATCTCACCCCAGGCGTCGTATCGCCTCACGCAACGACGCAACGGCGCCACGAAAGCCTCCTGCTTACGTCGGGCGACTTCCGCCGGCAGACGCAAAGCCGCTCAACCTGTCGATCTCACCCCGTCGCGCGCGGAGGCGCGACTCCTCTCGTTTCCAGCAGCTCATTCGTTGCGGCGTTGCGCCGTGGCGTGAGAACGCGTTGCGTTGAAAATGCCGGCATCGGGCGGGCGGGCATAAAGCCCGCCCCTTAGTGGGGCGGCCACGACGGAAGAGGCAAGCGCATTGGGACCGTGGGCTGCGCTGTCGCGCAACCCACCCTACGCAACCCAAAAGTCGACAAAGAACACAGTTGCCACGTTTGACGGTCCCATCCGTCCGCACAACGGCAGGGTTTTATCCCCACCCGCGTCACCTACCGCCATGTTTGACCGGCACATCGGTTTGTAGCAAGGGGCGGGGTTTGTCCCGCCGACGGCTCATCGTCCCTGCCGAGGCAATATCGAGGCCATCCGGCGAACTGGTGTTGTGTCATCTTGACCTTGAATCGGTACTATTGAGCCTTGCCCCCGAGGACGGTTGTCCCCGGCGGAACCGTGAAAGTCCGTTGCCCCAACTCCCGGTCCAGCATGAAGAGACCCCCGTGACTGTCCCGGATGAGCTTCAGCTTCTGAACAATGGCATCGGTGCTCGCTTCCTCCTCGACCTGTTCCGCCACGAACCATTGCAGGAAATTGTTGGTGGCGTGATCCTTCTGCTCCATGGCGAGGTTGACCAGGGCGTTGATGAGCCCCGATACCTTCACTTCATGCTGGAAGGCGTTTTCGAACGCGGCGAGCGGCGACACCCAGGTCGAGGGCGGCCCCGGCACGGGCGCCAGGATCGCCTGCTGGCCACGGTCACCGACATAGTCGAAAAACTTCATGGCGTGGGTCAACTCTTCGAGGGACTGGACTTCCATCCACCGCGCGAACCCGGGCAGGCCGATCTTCTTGAAGTGGGAAGCCATGGACAGGTAAAGGTATGAGGAATAGAGTTCCGCATTCAACTGCTCGTTCAGCGCCTTTTCCATTTTGTCGCTCAACATGACCGTTGATCCTTTCCTTGACCGGGTTATCGAGAGTTGCTCCCGCGCCGGTGACGCCACCCGTTCACTCCGGGGGATATCCAGGTCTCCCACCGGAAAACCGCTTTATGCCGCTCTCCTAACGGGCTGCCTTTTCGGCGGCGGGCGGTTCGAGGATGATCCGGCAATCCGCCGCCACCGCTCCCTTGCCCTTTTCGTAGACAATAAACGGATTGATGTCCATCTCCTTGATTTCAGGATGGTTCATGGACAGGTCTGACAGACTCACGAGACACCGCTCGATGGAACCGGTATCGCAAGGCGGTCTCCCCCGGTATCCCTTCAGGATGACGCGTCCCTTGATGCCTTTCACCAGGCGCCGCGCTTCATTGCGCCCGATGGGGGCGAGCCGGAACGCGACGTCCTTGAACACTTCCACGAGCACCCCGCCCAGGCCGAACATGAGCAGCGGTCCATAGCCCGGGAAACGGCTCATGCCCAGAATAACCTCTTCTCCCTTTTCCGCCATCCGCTGCACCAGCACCCCTTCGATCACGGCATTCGGATCGAACCCGGTCGCGTTTTCGATGATCGTGTCGTAAGCCTTTATCACGGCTTCACGGCCCTTGACGCCGATCATGACGCCGCCGGCATCCGTCTTGTGAACGATCTGGGGAGATATGATCTTCATGGCCACCGGCCCGCCCATGCTTTCGGCATAATCGAGCGCCTCCTCACGGCTCTTCGCCGTGAATGTCGGCAGGGTGGGGAATCCGTAACAGCGCAGGATCTCATTGCCGTCCGCATCCGCGAGGTACGTTCTTCCCCGGGATAGGTTCGTGCGAATGATTTCCGCGGCGCGTTCGACGTCGTGCTGGAAGGCGAACTGGGCCAGGTGTTGTCGGCCGGTCCACTTGGAGTATCTGTACAGGGCCGCGAACGCCTGGGCGGCGTGTTCCGGGAAGCGAAACACGGGAATGCCGTTCTCCTGGAGGTGCTTGACCCCCGCCGACACGTCGATGATTCCCATGAAACAGCACAGAATAGGCTTTTGAGACCGCTTGGCGATTTTCACGATGGCTTCGGCCGTCCCCAGTGCATTGGTCATGGATTGAGGGGTCAGGATCACCAGCGCCCCGTCCACGTTCGCATCCCGGATAACCGCCCCCAGTGCGTTTTCATACCGGTCCTGGGAAGCGTCCCCGATGACGTCCACCGGGTTGTGCACATTGGCGGTGGCAGGCAGATGGCTGGCCAGGGTCTCGATGGTCTCCTCCGACAGCCGGGCGAGCTTGAGGCCGGACGTGACGGTCATGTCGGTGGCCACGATCCCCGGACCACCCGCGTTGGTGATGATGGCGACCCGCTTGCCGTTGGGAATTTTCCTCCCGGAAAACGCCTCGGCGAAATTGAACAGCTCCTCGATGGACTCGGCGCGAATGATCCCCGATTGCTGGAAGATGGCCTCGTAGATCCCTTCCGATCCCGCCAGCGACCCGGTGTGCGAGGCCGCGGCCGCGGCTCCCGCCGACGTGCGCCCCGACTTGATCACCAGGATCGGCGTGGGACGCTCTCCCGACGTCATCTCCCGGACCTCCTGGATGAAATCGGCGCCGCGCCGCAGCTCCTCGAGGTAGATCATGATCACTTCCGTTTCCTTGTCCTTGTGGAAATAGCGGAGCAGATCCAGTTCGTCCACATCGGCCTTGTTGCCGATGGAAATGAACTTGGAGAACCCGAAATCCCGGTCCGCCGCGAAATCGAGCACCGCCGTGCACAGCGCGCCGCTCTGCGAAATGAAGGAAATCTCGCCGAAGGCGGGCATGCGGGCCGAAAAGCTGGCGTTGAGCCTGACCGCGGGATGAGGATTGATGACGCCCAGGCAGTTGGGGCCGACCAGCCGCATCCCGGCCTCGCGGCAGATCGCGGTGATCTGCTCCTCGATCTTCCGTCCTTCCCCGCCGACCTCCTTGAAACCCGCCGACACGATCACGATTCCTTTGATTCCCACCCGCGCGGATTCCATCACCGCCTTCAGGGCCTCCGGCGGAGGGAGAATGATGATTCCGAGGTCCACGGGATCCGGAATGTCGGAAATCGCGGGATAGGCACGCACGCACTGGATGGACTTGGCCGTTGGATTGACGGGATAGAGCGTTCCCTGGTAGTTCCCCTTGAGAATGTTCACGAAAATGTCATGACCGACTTTCCCGGGTTTCGTCGAAGCTCCGATAACGGCAACCGACTTTGGGGCAAAAATCGCATCGAGCTTATCCATCCTGTTTCTCCTTTTCCCTGGACCTGTCGAATAATGATCGGCGCGCAGCGGGATGAGCCCCGCAGGAAGACGTGTCGCTTTCAAAATCAAGGTGAAGTGTCGTCTGGAGGGAGCGAACCCCTCGGAGCCCGGGCGGATCGAACGTACTCGCCGCTTCCCGGGACAGGAATCCGTTGTCTGCGGCCCGGCATCGCCGATCCGAGCCGGGCTTTGCCCTGAGCTTCCGGTTTGCACGAACCCGCGCCGCCCCGGGCGCCGCCCCCGGAGGCGCGCCGGGTATCCTCCCTCAGGCAGGCGCGGGGCAGGAGGCTCCGGGCCTGTCAACCGTCCATGATCTTGATGTGAACTTTGCGGGTCCTCGGACCGTCAAATTCACAGAAGAAGATGCGTTCCCAAGTCCCCAGCACCAATTGCCCCCCTTCGATGATGACGTGGACGCTGCCGCCCATGAGAGCCGTCTTGACGTGAGCCGCCGAATTGCCTTCGGAATGCCGCCAGGCGCCCTTCCAGGGGACGAGTTTGTCCAACGCGGCCAGGATATCCACGACCACATCCGGGTCCGCGCCCTCGTTGATGGTGATTCCCGCCGTGGTGTGCGGCACATAGACGATGCAGCAGCCTTCCTGTACGCCGCTTTCACGCACTTTCGCCGAAACCGACGGGGTGATGTCCACCATTGCGCTGTGCGCGGGCGTTTTGACCGTAACCGTGGCAATCATCGGGTTCCCCTTTCCTTCCGGCGTCAGGGCAGGATCAGACCGGATTCCGTCATGCGTTCGCCTCCGGGCTCTTGCTCCTGTTGCTTGAAATCGTCCGGCCAGCAGCGCTGCATGGAAGCGATCACGACGTCCACAACCACGGGGTTTTCACTCGCATTTGCCCCGGTGGCGAGGTGCCGGGCAATGATCCAGGCGTCCATCGCCTCTTCCACTCCCGCCTCGAGCCTGGCGAACATGGCCTGTTCCTCGAAGAAGCGCCGGAACAGCTCCCTCTTTCTGCCCACGCACAATTCGTCCGCGGCTTTGCGGAATGCTTCCTCGATGCGCTCCTTCTGTATCTCGGGAGGAACCATAAGAAGGGGGTTTTCCAATTCCTGGATCTTCTGCCGGTAGAATGCCAGTTCGTCCCTCGTGAAAACCAGCCATCCGATGTCCGTCCTCTCCAGCAGCCGTGCGCCGTTCACCTCGCGCACCCTGACCTCGGGCTGTTCTACTGGCGGCATCATTTCATAGACGTAGGGCGGCTTTTCCGGATCGTGGAAAGGCCTGAGCAGTCTCTTTGCCGCTTCGACGTCCGAATCGGCCACTTCTCGCCCGTGAAAATCCAGCATTTCGAACAACAGCCGCGCGGCATGCCGAATCGGCACCTCACCCGGTTTCTTCCCCGCATGGGAATCGATCTTCTGAAGATACTCGCGATAGAGACGATTGGACGTCTCGCTCACTTTCACGCTCAAATGGTCGAAGCTGCCCTCGGCGATTGCGGTAACCGCCATCGGCATGGACTGGTCGTCGGCGGGAATGAGCGCCGAAACCAGCCAGAAGCCGTCCGGAACGAAAGTCACGTGAGCCAGGGGTCGCCTCACTTCCCGCCGGATGAGGACCACCTGCCCGGGCTGGTCTTCGTCCCGTTCGACCATGAGCCCTTTTTGAGAAAACCGGTAGGCGGCCTGTTTGACGACCTTGCGGTACGGCCCGCTTTCCACCAGATTCCGGAAGGCGAGGAAAGCCCTGAATCCGACTTCCGTGGGCGGTCTGCCGACCCGGTCGATCAGGGCGGCCGCCATCTTCTCCCGGCCGCCCAGGAGCGAACGCAGGGATTCGAGGTAATTGTCGAGGGTCTCGCCCTCCGGGCTCTGCACCGACAGCCGGTCCAGGATCATCTGCAGCTCGTCGGATTCCTCCGCGGACAACCCGACCCCCGTTTCCTTTTTCCTGGTATCTTTTTTTCTGTTTGCCATGAATCTGAACGCCCACAATGAGAAAAGCCCCATCACGCGCCTGCATAGGTGGTTCCGGGGCTTGTCGAACGGTTGAACGGCGGAATCTACTCTTCTTCCGCTTCCTCTTCCCTGGGTTCCGTGATCAAGGAATCCGCAACCAGTTCCCACAAGTACTTGACCTCGACATCCATGAAGTCGTACTCCTTGCGGAGGCTTTTCATGATCTGGTCACGGCAGTTATGGCAGGGGGCGATCAGGAGCTTGGCGCCCGTGTCCTTGATCTGCTTGGCTTTCACCCGGCCATAAAAGATTCTTTCCTCGACGTAGGGAGCAGCCCATGCCCCGCCGCCGGCTCCGCAACAGAAGTTGTTGGCCCGGTTCGGGTACATCTCCACATAATCCTCGCAACACTGCTGAGTCACCCAGCGCCCCTCTTCGTAGTAACCGTGCCCGAACATACGCTCGCTCTTGCGGCCGTAATTGCAGGGGTCGTGGTAGGTGGTCAGGTGATGGTGGATCGATTTGTCCAGCTTGATTCGACCTTCCTCCACGTACTGCTTGAGCAGATCGAAGATGCTGAGGAACTTCACGCCTTCATTCGCATACCATTTTTGCAGACCAAGCCTGGTCGCATAATATGCGTGCCCTCATTCGGGCAAGACGAGATACTCGCACCCCAGTTCCTTGTAGTTTTTGACGATCCTCCCGACAATTTCCTTCATCGCGTTGTCATCGCCGGTGAACAGACCCCAGTTGACGCCTTCCCAGTTCTCGGAGGTCGTCGTCCAGGACTCGTTGGCGGCGTACAGGATGCGCCACCAGTACATCATGTCTTCGGGCTCGGCGAAAGGTTCCTTGGAGTTGACCGTGAACATGTACTTGGCGCCCTTCTTGTCGACGGGAACCTCGAAGCCGGGAAGCTCCTCGGCAAGCTCTTCGCCCAGGTCCTGCAGCAGGAAGAGGAAGTCCTCCTTGGGGATACCCACATTGTTGCCCGTCTTGAGGCACATCTCGACGCCCTTGTGGAGCACGCCGGGCACCTTTTCCCTTGCCCTCATGCCGCGGGCCGACCGCAACAAGGCCAGCAGGTCGATCCCCATCGGGCAGGCATGCTCGCATCGACCGCACAGCGTGCATACCCAGGGGAACCGGGAATCGATCACTTCCTGGTCCAGTCCCAGGAGGGCCAGGCGCACGCATTTCCGGACATCCAGCCCGTCCACTCCGGTGACCGGGCAACCTCCGGCGCACGTGCCGCAGGTCAGGCACAAGTCGGCGTACTGGCTGGCCAGCTTGCGCTTTTCGCGTTTCGTCAACAACAAAGGCTCCATAGTTCTCTCCCTTAAAGTGTTGTATCGCTATCACTTACCACACTGGTTCCGGCTTTTAAAGTTCTTTCACATTCCGCGCGGCGCAGGGAAAACATCCGGCGCATGACTCTTTCCCGTCGCGACCGTGTTCCATCAGTATTCGTTGGGAAGTTGGGACAATTTCTCCAGGGTAAAAACCGGCCCATCCTTACACACGTACTCGGTGCCGAGATTGCATCGGCCGCAAATGCCTATCCCGCATTTCATCCGCATCTCCAGGCTGGAGATGATGCGATCGGGGGGGAAGCCCAACTCGGTGAGGACCGGCAGCGTGAACTTGATCATGATCGGAGGTCCGCAGATGATGGCGTAGGCATTCTCGGCACTCGGAGCTTTCTGTTTGGTCACCGCCGGAACGAAACCGACGTTGTATTTCCAGTTGGGATCGTCGGTCCCGTCCACGGTGATGTGCATCTTGATATCGTCGCGCCGTTCCCAGGCCGCAAGCTCATCCTTGTAGAGCAGGAGTCCCGGAAAGCGCGCACCGTAAACCACGTTGATCTCGCCGAACCGGGGCCTGTTGGCGGGGTCCAGCATGTAGACGATGGAAGACCGGAGCGTGGTGAACGCAAAGCCGCCTCCGATGATCACCACGTTCTTCCCCTGGAGGATGTCCCAGGGATACCAGTTTCCCATGGGCCCGCGAACGCCCATGATGTCGCCCGCGTTCATGTTGTGAAGGTAGCTGGTCACCTTTCCGACCTTGTTCACTGTAAACTTGATGAAGCCTTTCTCGGTGGGAGAAGAAGCGATTCCGATGGGAATCTCACCGAGCCCGGCGACTGAGAGCTCCGCAAACTGGCCGGGCATGTAGCTGAACCTGGCTTCGTCCTCGGGGTTCAGGAAAACCAGCTTGAACGTCTTCAGATTTCGATCTTCCGTCTCCGTCACAATGGATTCGATTCGGACCGGGTAGGGCAAGTAAGGGTTGTTCACCTTGATTCCTCCATCTCATTGACGCACGACGTTATGCCGGGCACACACAACCGGCCGACATCAACCGGGCAACCTGTCGAATATCGATGTTGACCGGGCAGGCGCTCACGCAACGGCCGCAACCAACGCAGGCGACGCCCTGGTGATACTTGTCCGGATAGTACTTGAGCTTGTGCATGAACCGCTGCCGCACCCGCTGAACCTTCTGGCTCCTGGGATTGTGGCCGGAACCGTGAAAGGTGAACAGGGGGAACATGCAGGAATCCCACATCCTCAAACGATCGCCCTGCTCTCCGCACACTTCGTCCTGGATGTCGAAGCACCAGCAGGTGGGACAAAGAAAGGTGCACGTCCCGCAGTTGATGCAGGCAAACTGGACCTCTTCCCAGAAGGCGCCGTTGAAAAGCTCGAGCATATCCTGGTCAATGACCGCCTTGATGTCGAACTGCTTTCCGATGCTTTCCTCGGCGGATTTCTTCAGAGCGGCGATCGCTTCAGCGCTTCCGGTCGGCGCGGTTTCCCATTCGGAAACGGCTTCCACGGCGGCCTTGCCTTTCTCGGTGAGAACCTCGACGACGTAGCCGTCGCCCGTATCCACCAGCATCGCGTCCAGGCCGGAAGCGTCGAACGGCCCGGTTCCCACGGAAGTGCAAAAGCACGTGCTGCACGGATGGTTGCAGGCGAGCCCGATCAGCGTCGTGGCTTCGCGTCTTTTCACCCACCACGGATCCTTGATGGCGGCCGTATCGAAGTTGGCGTCATCCAGGTGAAACGCCTTGGCGTCGCAGGGCCGGATTCCGAGTATCACCCTGGGGGAGAAATCCTTGGGGGCCTCTTTGAGGATCCCTTTATCGGGGTCGCCGGCCGCCAACGAAAACTGGAACATCCGCTCGCCCTGCGGATGGAACAATCCCTTCGGCGACAGGCGCGTGTTCCTGTACGCCAAGTCCACGTCCTCGGCGTTCCGGATCTCGGCGAACTCGTGATAGCGGCCCCGGCGGACCGGTCCGAAGACCTTGTATCGGCCCAGGAGCCCTGTTATCGCTCCGGGAAGTTTGTTCTTGGAAATATAAGCTCCCGACATGAATGTGTCCCTTCCTAATCAATGTTCACTTCAGCAAAGAAGAGGGTTTCGTCGGTATCGGCCGACGCCCGCGGGCGGTTGACCGCGTCCGCGTGCCCTTCGCCGTCTCCGTTCCCCGGTTTCCGAATCATTTTATGAACGACTCGGGATCACCCGGCCGGTACGTGTCCAGCGAAGGCCGTTCATCCAGGCTCAATCCGACCTCGTAGCCGTAGAGTTCCTTGACGTCTTTCTCCAGCTTCTTGGTGAACTGGCGAACTTTGATCCCGACGGGGCAGGCCCGCTCGCACGCGCCGCAATCCGTGCAACGGCCGGCGAGATGGTAGGCTCTGAGAAAGTGAAAGGTCCGGGTATCCGTCGGGTCGGTACTCTTGCCCACCCACTGGGGCCTGGCTTCATCGACGAAGCAGGTAGGGCAGTAGCATGCCGGGCAGGCATTCCTGCAGGCATAGCAGCGAATGCAGGGGGCAATCAGGTCTTCGAAGTACTCCCAGCGTTCCTGGGCCCCCATCGCCTCGACCGCCTTCACGTCCTCATAGCGGTCGACATTTTGTTGTTCGGCCACCGGCTCTCCCAACAGCTCGTCGTAGATGACCGGGTTCCGGTGGATGCATATGGCGCAATTTTCCTGCAGAAAGGAGCCGCGTTCGAGCGTCAAGTCCAGGTCCCGCCCGGTGATGCGGATGCCGGAATCCGATTCCTCGACCAGGCTGGGTTCCCTCCCGTTGAGCTCGTCCGCGATGCGGCGCCTGTCGATCATCCCGTGACAGGGGGCGCCCAGGATGTAGAGCTGCTCGCGCCGGATCTGGTACTCCAGCAGCTGAACCACGATGCTGCGGGTATCACAACCCTTGGCGACGATGGCAATCCGATCGGTTCTCTTGGGCAGGTAGTTGGCCAGGTTTATGCCGCAATTGCCGTCCCAGTAGAGTTGATCGGCCTGGTCGGGACTTTTTGCCAGGAAGGGTTCGTTCATGAACGGAACGGTTCCCTTGCGAAAGCCGATCACGACATCCACACGCTGTTCGGACAGAAGGCGCTTTGCAGCTTCTCGGATCTTTTCGGTATATGCTTGCATTTATGCCACCTCAGCTTGCTTTTTGATAAAGTGCCTGGCCGGGCCCAACGCTCTCACATCCGCGACCACCTTCCGCGCCACGTCGGCGAACTTGGTCGCTTCAGCCGATGAAATCCATGAGAAATGCAGTCTCGCGGGCTCGATTCCGGTGTGTTCCAACAGTTGCTTCAGCAGCGCGAATTTTCGCCTGGCGTAGAGGTTTCCCTCGATGTAATGGCAGTCTCCCGGATGACACCCGGAAACCCAGACTCCGTCAGCCCCGTTCCTGAGCGCCGAGAGGATGAACTTGGGATTGATTCGACCGGAACAGGGCACGCGAATGATCCGGAAATCGGGGGGGTACTGCATCCGGCTGACGCCGGCCAGATCCGCCGCCCCGTAAGAACACCAGTTGCAGAGGAAAGCGACAATTTTCGGTTCCCAATCGGACATGTTCTGTCTCCCATCCATGCTTGGCAGGAAAGCGGGGGACCTCGACCCGCCACAAGCCTCCTGCCCGGTTGTCTCAAAAGACGTTTTCGATCATGGCATAAATCTGGGCATCATCGAAACCGCGCAGGCGGATTGCGCCGGATCGGCACGAAGCCACGCACAGACCGCACCCTTTGCAGAGCGCCGCGTTGATTTCCGCCTTGCCTGCATCGCGCCCGCTTTCAGTGAATTTCGGAGCCGAGAACGGGCAGATATTCACGCACGTCCCGCAACTGCTGCACAGCGCAGGATTGGTAAAAGCCACCGTCCCGGCGAACTGCACGGTATCGCGAGCGAGCAGCGTGGCCGACCGGGATGCGGCGGCCTGGGCCTGGGCGATGCTCTCGTCGATGGACTTCGGGTAATGAGCCAGCCCGCACATGAAGACGCCGTCCGTGGCAAAGTCCACGGGACGCAGCTTCGCATGGGCTTCAATGAAAAACCCCGACTCGTTGACCGGAACCTTGAAGAACTGGGACAGGCTTGCGGACGGGCTCGGCACAATGGCCGTCGCCAAGGTGATCAGATCCGGCGCGAGACGGATCGGCCTCTGCAGAATATGGTCGATCACCTCGAGCTGCAGCTTACCGTCCACGACATCCACCCGGGGCTTGTGTTCCAGGTCGTAGCGGATGAAGATCACTCCGGCCTTCCGGGCTTCCAGGTACAACTCCTCCCGTTCCCCGTAAGTCCTCATGTCCCTGTAGACGATATACACATCCGCGTCGGGATTGATCCGCTTGATCTCCAGAGCGCTCTCCACCGAATGAGTACAACAAACCCGGCTGCAATACGGCCGGTCGGGCTCCCTGGAACCGACACACTGGATGAACGCGGCGGTCT from Syntrophobacter fumaroxidans MPOB includes these protein-coding regions:
- a CDS encoding hydrogenase iron-sulfur subunit, with translation MSDWEPKIVAFLCNWCSYGAADLAGVSRMQYPPDFRIIRVPCSGRINPKFILSALRNGADGVWVSGCHPGDCHYIEGNLYARRKFALLKQLLEHTGIEPARLHFSWISSAEATKFADVARKVVADVRALGPARHFIKKQAEVA
- a CDS encoding 4Fe-4S dicluster domain-containing protein — translated: MSGAYISKNKLPGAITGLLGRYKVFGPVRRGRYHEFAEIRNAEDVDLAYRNTRLSPKGLFHPQGERMFQFSLAAGDPDKGILKEAPKDFSPRVILGIRPCDAKAFHLDDANFDTAAIKDPWWVKRREATTLIGLACNHPCSTCFCTSVGTGPFDASGLDAMLVDTGDGYVVEVLTEKGKAAVEAVSEWETAPTGSAEAIAALKKSAEESIGKQFDIKAVIDQDMLELFNGAFWEEVQFACINCGTCTFLCPTCWCFDIQDEVCGEQGDRLRMWDSCMFPLFTFHGSGHNPRSQKVQRVRQRFMHKLKYYPDKYHQGVACVGCGRCVSACPVNIDIRQVARLMSAGCVCPA
- a CDS encoding 4Fe-4S dicluster domain-containing protein, with amino-acid sequence MQAYTEKIREAAKRLLSEQRVDVVIGFRKGTVPFMNEPFLAKSPDQADQLYWDGNCGINLANYLPKRTDRIAIVAKGCDTRSIVVQLLEYQIRREQLYILGAPCHGMIDRRRIADELNGREPSLVEESDSGIRITGRDLDLTLERGSFLQENCAICIHRNPVIYDELLGEPVAEQQNVDRYEDVKAVEAMGAQERWEYFEDLIAPCIRCYACRNACPACYCPTCFVDEARPQWVGKSTDPTDTRTFHFLRAYHLAGRCTDCGACERACPVGIKVRQFTKKLEKDVKELYGYEVGLSLDERPSLDTYRPGDPESFIK
- a CDS encoding FAD/NAD(P)-binding protein, producing MNNPYLPYPVRIESIVTETEDRNLKTFKLVFLNPEDEARFSYMPGQFAELSVAGLGEIPIGIASSPTEKGFIKFTVNKVGKVTSYLHNMNAGDIMGVRGPMGNWYPWDILQGKNVVIIGGGFAFTTLRSSIVYMLDPANRPRFGEINVVYGARFPGLLLYKDELAAWERRDDIKMHITVDGTDDPNWKYNVGFVPAVTKQKAPSAENAYAIICGPPIMIKFTLPVLTELGFPPDRIISSLEMRMKCGIGICGRCNLGTEYVCKDGPVFTLEKLSQLPNEY
- a CDS encoding (Fe-S)-binding protein — translated: MEPLLLTKREKRKLASQYADLCLTCGTCAGGCPVTGVDGLDVRKCVRLALLGLDQEVIDSRFPWVCTLCGRCEHACPMGIDLLALLRSARGMRAREKVPGVLHKGVEMCLKTGNNVGIPKEDFLFLLQDLGEELAEELPGFEVPVDKKGAKYMFTVNSKEPFAEPEDMMYWWRILYAANESWTTTSENWEGVNWGLFTGDDNAMKEIVGRIVKNYKELGCEYLVLPEUGHAYYATRLGLQKWYANEGVKFLSIFDLLKQYVEEGRIKLDKSIHHHLTTYHDPCNYGRKSERMFGHGYYEEGRWVTQQCCEDYVEMYPNRANNFCCGAGGGAWAAPYVEERIFYGRVKAKQIKDTGAKLLIAPCHNCRDQIMKSLRKEYDFMDVEVKYLWELVADSLITEPREEEAEEE